In Zonotrichia albicollis isolate bZonAlb1 chromosome 11, bZonAlb1.hap1, whole genome shotgun sequence, a single genomic region encodes these proteins:
- the CILP gene encoding cartilage intermediate layer protein 1 isoform X1, producing MVTMKGWILLLLWGAMSVLGEGQRILKPALSRIQIGQRTFSPLVMLSLESTRSSSRRGDPTFAYVRRSPLVQDSKRFLSPWSKWSECSAKCGQTGVQKRTRSCLAEPLWGVHCNEATEEGRLCIGHVCSACNITCPMGHVNADCDTCMCEDATLHGKVSLEDGSPAADARVYLQAKKLKLLTMADNRGMFRIPGVCPDGKNTLKIKKAKYATATVTVPESNRRNLAIQVQLHRSGKPYVFRSPEDKARRVGQSVSLCCDARGSPAPDRYLWYHNGSLLDPSLYKYKNNLILKNLKREQSGEYFCKASSAGGSAKSQVAKLAVIGRQEAACDSQPQSHLIRLPHDCFQKATNSFYYDVGKCPAKTCVGKLDKGLRCKDNVSYCCGVSKMETRDISCDGYTLPTKVIVECGCKICTETKIMVRGRATAADNGEPLRFGHIYMGNKRVSMTGYKGTFSIHVPADMERLVLTFVDRLQKFVNTTKVLPFKENGGAVFHEIKLLRKKAPVTLESTETNVISLGEMEEDDPIAELEIPPNAFYRKNGEVYSGKVKASVTFLDPRNISTAPVTQSDLNFVDEEGDVFPLRTYGMFSVDFTDERGTESLNAEKVKVHLDAAQVKMPEHVQEMKLWSLNPETGLWEEEGDFNLEKSTRRKREERTFLVGNMEIKERRLFNLDVPESRRCYVKVRAYRSERFLQSEQIQGVVISIINLEPEPGFSSNPRAWGRFDSVVTGPNGACVPAFCDEQNPEAYGAYILASLGGEELEAVPSAPKLNPAAIGVPQPYLNKLNYRRTDHEDPNIKKTAFSINMAKPSPNSPEENNGPIYAYENLSECEEAPHSAAHFRFYRIEGDRYDFNTVPFNEDDLMSWTDDYLAWWPKPMEFRACYIKVKINGPQEVNVRSRNMGGTHPRTIGQLYGIRDVRSIRDPQQRDVSAACLEFKCSGMLFDQDRVDRTLVKVIPQGNCRRVSVNSMLHEYLVNHLPMATNNDTSEYTMLAPLDPLGHNYGIYTVTDQDPRIAKEIALGRCFDGTSDGTSRIMKSDVGIGLTFTCSERSPTEQSIFQSQRNLGQQSPRDPGQQSPGDPGRQSPRDPGRQSPRDPGRQSPGDPGRQSPRDWSQQSPRDSGQQSLGDLGWQSPRDSGRQPPRDWSQQSPRDSGQQSILVLPGQSPVYQRPPASRRNNQARIPMTGQRPTY from the exons ATGGTCACCATGAAAGGCTggatcctcctcctcctctggggaGCCATGTCTGTTTTAGGTGAAG GACAAAGGATTCTGAAACCAGCCCTCAGCAGGATCCAGATAGGACAGAGAACCTTCAGCCCGCTGGTAATGCTCAGCTTGGAGA GTACGAGGAGCAGCTCTCGCCGGGGAGACCCCACCTTCGCCTACGTCAGACGCA GTCCACTGGTGCAAGATTCAAAAAGGTTTTTGTCTCCATGGTCGAAATGGAGCGAGTGCTCAGCCAAGTGTGGCCAAACCGGGGTGCAGAAGCGCACCAGATCCTGCCTGGCCGAGCCTCTCTGGGGCGTGCACTGCAATGAAGCAACTGAGGAAGGGCGGCTCTGCATTGGACATGTTTGCTCAG CCTGCAACATCACCTGCCCCATGGGCCATGTCAACGCTGACTGTGACACTTGCATGTGTGAGGATGCCACGCTGCATGGGAAGGTGTCTCTCGAGGATGGGTCACCTGCTGCCGATGCCCGGGTCTACCTGCAAGCCAAGAAACTCAAGCTGTTGACAATGGCTGATAACAGAGGCATGTTCAGGATCCCAGGGGTTTGTCCTGATGGCAAAAACACCCTTAAAATAAAGAAAGCCAAATATGCAACAGCGACTGTCACCGTGCCCGAGAGCAACCGGAGAAACCTGGCGATCCAAGTGCAGCTGCACCGATCAG gCAAACCCTATGTTTTCAGGAGCCCTGAGGACAAAGCCAGGAGAGTGGGACAGAGTGTGTCCCTCTGCTGCGACGCCCGAGGGAGCCCAGCTCCTGACCGCTACCTCTG GTACCACAATGGCTCACTGCTGGACCCCTCCTTGTACAAATATAAAAACAACCTGATTCTGAAGAACCTGAAGAGAGAACAGTCAGGAGAGTATTTCTGCAaggccagcagtgctggggggtCAGCAAAGTCCCAAGTTGCCAAGCTGGCTGTCATAG GAAGACAAGAGGCAGCCTGTGACTCCCAACCCCAAAGCCACCTCATCCGACTTCCTCACGATTGCTTCCAAAAAGCAACAAACTCCTTCTATTACGACGTGGGCAAGTGCCCAGCAAAGACCTGTGTGGGGAAGCTGGATAAGGGACTTCGGTGTAAGGACAATGTCTCCTACTGCTGTGGGGTATCCAAGATGGaaaccagggacatctcctgcGATGGCTACACGCTCCCCACTAAAGTCATCGTTGAATGCGGTTGCAAAATATGCACTGAGACCAAAATAATGGTTcgaggcagagccacagcagcagataatggTGAGCCGCTGAGGTTTGGCCACATCTACATGGGGAACAAGAGAGTGAGTATGACTGGCTACAAGGGAACCTTCTCCATCCACGTCCCAGCAGATATGGAGAGACTGGTTCTAACTTTTGTGGACCGGCTGCAGAAGTTTGTAAACACAACAAAAGTTCTGCCCTTCAAGGAAAATGGAGGTGCTGTATTTCATGAGATCAAGCTACTGAGAAAGAAAGCCCCTGTTACACTGGAATCCACCGAAACCAATGTGATTTCTTTAGGGGAAATGGAAGAAGATGATCCAATTGCTGAATTAGAAATTCCTCCCAATGCATTTTATAGGAAAAATGGAGAGGTCTACAGTGGCAAAGTGAAAGCCAGTGTGACATTTCTGGACCCAAGAAACATCTCTACAGCCCCTGTGACACAAAGTGACCTGAACTTTGTAGATGAGGAAGGAGATGTATTTCCGCTCCGCACGTACGGCATGTTTTCTGTGGACTTCACAGATGAACGGGGCACTGAGTCCCTCAACGCAGAAAAGGTGAAGGTTCATTTGGATGCTGCTCAGGTCAAGATGCCAGAGCATGTGCAAGAGATGAAGCTTTGGTCCCTGAACCCAGAGACAGGGCTGTGGGAGGAAGAAGGGGACTTCAACCTTGAGAAAAGCACACGGCGCAAAAGGGAGGAGAGAACCTTTTTGGTTGGGAACATGGAGATCAAAGAAAGGCGTCTTTTTAACCTGGATGTCCCTGAGAGCAGACGGTGCTACGTCAAAGTACGAGCCTACAGAAGTGAGCGATTTCTGCAAAGTGAGCAGATCCAAGGGGTTGTGATTTCTATTATAAACTTGGAGCCAGAACCAGGGTTCTCCTCCAATCCCAGAGCATGGGGCCGTTTTGACAGCGTAGTCACTGGTCCCAATGGTGCCTGTGTGCCCGCCTTCTGCGATGAGCAAAACCCCGAAGCCTACGGAGCTTACATCTTGGCAAGCCTGGGGGGTGAAGAGCTCGAagctgtgccctctgctcccaaaCTCAACCCTGCTGCTATTGGGGTCCCACAGCCATACCTCAACAAGCTTAACTACAGGAGGACAGACCATGAGGACCCCAACATCAAGAAAACAGCATTCAGCATTAACATGGCCAAGCCAAGCCCTAATTCCCCAGAAGAGAACAATGGCCCTATTTATGCCTATGAAAACCTCAGTGAATGCGAGGAAGCTCCACACAGTGCTGCTCACTTCAGGTTTTACAGGATAGAAGGAGACCGGTATGACTTCAATACTGTTCCCTTCAATGAAGATGACCTCATGAGCTGGACTGATGACTACCTGGCATGGTGGCCCAAGCCCATGGAATTTAGAGCCTGCTAcattaaagtaaaaataaacGGACCCCAAGAAGTGAATGTAAGATCTCGTAACATGGGTGGGACGCACCCACGCACCATCGGCCAGCTGTACGGCATCCGGGATGTGCGCAGCATCCGCGACCCCCAGCAGCGGGACGTGTCGGCAGCCTGCCTGGAGTTCAAGTGCAGCGGAATGCTCTTCGACCAGGACCGCGTGGACCGCACGCTCGTCAAAGTGATCCCACAAGGCAACTGCCGCCGAGTGAGCGTCAACAGCATGCTCCACGAGTACCTGGTGAACCACCTCCCCATGGCCACCAACAACGACACCAGCGAGTACACAATGCTGGCACCTCTTGACCCGCTGGGACACAACTACGGCATCTACACAGTCACTGATCAAGACCCGAGGATCGCCAAGGAAATTGCCCTGGGCAGGTGTTTTGATGGCACGTCTGATGGCACATCCAGAATCATGAAGAGCGATGTCGGCATTGGGTTGACTTTCACCTGTTCAGAGAGGAGCCCGACAGAGCAAAGCATCTTCCAGTCTCAGAGGAACTTGGGCCAGCAGTCTCCAAGGGACCCGGGCCAGCAGTCTCCAGGGGACCCGGGCCGGCAATCTCCGAGGGACCCGGGCCGGCAGTCTCCGAGGGACCCGGGCCGGCAGTCTCCAGGGGACCCGGGCCGGCAGTCTCCGAGGGACTGGAGCCAGCAGTCTCCGAGGGACTCGGGTCAGCAGTCTTTGGGGGACTTGGGCTGGCAGTCTCCACGGGACTCGGGCCGGCAGCCTCCGAGGGACTGGAGCCAGCAGTCTCCGAGGGACTCGGGTCAGCAGTCCATCCTGGTGCTGCCAGGGCAAAGCCCTGTGTACCAGAGGCCACCGGCAAGCCGCCGTAACAACCAAGCCAGGATCCCGATGACGGGTCAACGTCCCACCTACTAG
- the CILP gene encoding cartilage intermediate layer protein 1 isoform X2, with protein MVTMKGWILLLLWGAMSVLGQRILKPALSRIQIGQRTFSPLVMLSLESTRSSSRRGDPTFAYVRRSPLVQDSKRFLSPWSKWSECSAKCGQTGVQKRTRSCLAEPLWGVHCNEATEEGRLCIGHVCSACNITCPMGHVNADCDTCMCEDATLHGKVSLEDGSPAADARVYLQAKKLKLLTMADNRGMFRIPGVCPDGKNTLKIKKAKYATATVTVPESNRRNLAIQVQLHRSGKPYVFRSPEDKARRVGQSVSLCCDARGSPAPDRYLWYHNGSLLDPSLYKYKNNLILKNLKREQSGEYFCKASSAGGSAKSQVAKLAVIGRQEAACDSQPQSHLIRLPHDCFQKATNSFYYDVGKCPAKTCVGKLDKGLRCKDNVSYCCGVSKMETRDISCDGYTLPTKVIVECGCKICTETKIMVRGRATAADNGEPLRFGHIYMGNKRVSMTGYKGTFSIHVPADMERLVLTFVDRLQKFVNTTKVLPFKENGGAVFHEIKLLRKKAPVTLESTETNVISLGEMEEDDPIAELEIPPNAFYRKNGEVYSGKVKASVTFLDPRNISTAPVTQSDLNFVDEEGDVFPLRTYGMFSVDFTDERGTESLNAEKVKVHLDAAQVKMPEHVQEMKLWSLNPETGLWEEEGDFNLEKSTRRKREERTFLVGNMEIKERRLFNLDVPESRRCYVKVRAYRSERFLQSEQIQGVVISIINLEPEPGFSSNPRAWGRFDSVVTGPNGACVPAFCDEQNPEAYGAYILASLGGEELEAVPSAPKLNPAAIGVPQPYLNKLNYRRTDHEDPNIKKTAFSINMAKPSPNSPEENNGPIYAYENLSECEEAPHSAAHFRFYRIEGDRYDFNTVPFNEDDLMSWTDDYLAWWPKPMEFRACYIKVKINGPQEVNVRSRNMGGTHPRTIGQLYGIRDVRSIRDPQQRDVSAACLEFKCSGMLFDQDRVDRTLVKVIPQGNCRRVSVNSMLHEYLVNHLPMATNNDTSEYTMLAPLDPLGHNYGIYTVTDQDPRIAKEIALGRCFDGTSDGTSRIMKSDVGIGLTFTCSERSPTEQSIFQSQRNLGQQSPRDPGQQSPGDPGRQSPRDPGRQSPRDPGRQSPGDPGRQSPRDWSQQSPRDSGQQSLGDLGWQSPRDSGRQPPRDWSQQSPRDSGQQSILVLPGQSPVYQRPPASRRNNQARIPMTGQRPTY; from the exons ATGGTCACCATGAAAGGCTggatcctcctcctcctctggggaGCCATGTCTGTTTTAG GACAAAGGATTCTGAAACCAGCCCTCAGCAGGATCCAGATAGGACAGAGAACCTTCAGCCCGCTGGTAATGCTCAGCTTGGAGA GTACGAGGAGCAGCTCTCGCCGGGGAGACCCCACCTTCGCCTACGTCAGACGCA GTCCACTGGTGCAAGATTCAAAAAGGTTTTTGTCTCCATGGTCGAAATGGAGCGAGTGCTCAGCCAAGTGTGGCCAAACCGGGGTGCAGAAGCGCACCAGATCCTGCCTGGCCGAGCCTCTCTGGGGCGTGCACTGCAATGAAGCAACTGAGGAAGGGCGGCTCTGCATTGGACATGTTTGCTCAG CCTGCAACATCACCTGCCCCATGGGCCATGTCAACGCTGACTGTGACACTTGCATGTGTGAGGATGCCACGCTGCATGGGAAGGTGTCTCTCGAGGATGGGTCACCTGCTGCCGATGCCCGGGTCTACCTGCAAGCCAAGAAACTCAAGCTGTTGACAATGGCTGATAACAGAGGCATGTTCAGGATCCCAGGGGTTTGTCCTGATGGCAAAAACACCCTTAAAATAAAGAAAGCCAAATATGCAACAGCGACTGTCACCGTGCCCGAGAGCAACCGGAGAAACCTGGCGATCCAAGTGCAGCTGCACCGATCAG gCAAACCCTATGTTTTCAGGAGCCCTGAGGACAAAGCCAGGAGAGTGGGACAGAGTGTGTCCCTCTGCTGCGACGCCCGAGGGAGCCCAGCTCCTGACCGCTACCTCTG GTACCACAATGGCTCACTGCTGGACCCCTCCTTGTACAAATATAAAAACAACCTGATTCTGAAGAACCTGAAGAGAGAACAGTCAGGAGAGTATTTCTGCAaggccagcagtgctggggggtCAGCAAAGTCCCAAGTTGCCAAGCTGGCTGTCATAG GAAGACAAGAGGCAGCCTGTGACTCCCAACCCCAAAGCCACCTCATCCGACTTCCTCACGATTGCTTCCAAAAAGCAACAAACTCCTTCTATTACGACGTGGGCAAGTGCCCAGCAAAGACCTGTGTGGGGAAGCTGGATAAGGGACTTCGGTGTAAGGACAATGTCTCCTACTGCTGTGGGGTATCCAAGATGGaaaccagggacatctcctgcGATGGCTACACGCTCCCCACTAAAGTCATCGTTGAATGCGGTTGCAAAATATGCACTGAGACCAAAATAATGGTTcgaggcagagccacagcagcagataatggTGAGCCGCTGAGGTTTGGCCACATCTACATGGGGAACAAGAGAGTGAGTATGACTGGCTACAAGGGAACCTTCTCCATCCACGTCCCAGCAGATATGGAGAGACTGGTTCTAACTTTTGTGGACCGGCTGCAGAAGTTTGTAAACACAACAAAAGTTCTGCCCTTCAAGGAAAATGGAGGTGCTGTATTTCATGAGATCAAGCTACTGAGAAAGAAAGCCCCTGTTACACTGGAATCCACCGAAACCAATGTGATTTCTTTAGGGGAAATGGAAGAAGATGATCCAATTGCTGAATTAGAAATTCCTCCCAATGCATTTTATAGGAAAAATGGAGAGGTCTACAGTGGCAAAGTGAAAGCCAGTGTGACATTTCTGGACCCAAGAAACATCTCTACAGCCCCTGTGACACAAAGTGACCTGAACTTTGTAGATGAGGAAGGAGATGTATTTCCGCTCCGCACGTACGGCATGTTTTCTGTGGACTTCACAGATGAACGGGGCACTGAGTCCCTCAACGCAGAAAAGGTGAAGGTTCATTTGGATGCTGCTCAGGTCAAGATGCCAGAGCATGTGCAAGAGATGAAGCTTTGGTCCCTGAACCCAGAGACAGGGCTGTGGGAGGAAGAAGGGGACTTCAACCTTGAGAAAAGCACACGGCGCAAAAGGGAGGAGAGAACCTTTTTGGTTGGGAACATGGAGATCAAAGAAAGGCGTCTTTTTAACCTGGATGTCCCTGAGAGCAGACGGTGCTACGTCAAAGTACGAGCCTACAGAAGTGAGCGATTTCTGCAAAGTGAGCAGATCCAAGGGGTTGTGATTTCTATTATAAACTTGGAGCCAGAACCAGGGTTCTCCTCCAATCCCAGAGCATGGGGCCGTTTTGACAGCGTAGTCACTGGTCCCAATGGTGCCTGTGTGCCCGCCTTCTGCGATGAGCAAAACCCCGAAGCCTACGGAGCTTACATCTTGGCAAGCCTGGGGGGTGAAGAGCTCGAagctgtgccctctgctcccaaaCTCAACCCTGCTGCTATTGGGGTCCCACAGCCATACCTCAACAAGCTTAACTACAGGAGGACAGACCATGAGGACCCCAACATCAAGAAAACAGCATTCAGCATTAACATGGCCAAGCCAAGCCCTAATTCCCCAGAAGAGAACAATGGCCCTATTTATGCCTATGAAAACCTCAGTGAATGCGAGGAAGCTCCACACAGTGCTGCTCACTTCAGGTTTTACAGGATAGAAGGAGACCGGTATGACTTCAATACTGTTCCCTTCAATGAAGATGACCTCATGAGCTGGACTGATGACTACCTGGCATGGTGGCCCAAGCCCATGGAATTTAGAGCCTGCTAcattaaagtaaaaataaacGGACCCCAAGAAGTGAATGTAAGATCTCGTAACATGGGTGGGACGCACCCACGCACCATCGGCCAGCTGTACGGCATCCGGGATGTGCGCAGCATCCGCGACCCCCAGCAGCGGGACGTGTCGGCAGCCTGCCTGGAGTTCAAGTGCAGCGGAATGCTCTTCGACCAGGACCGCGTGGACCGCACGCTCGTCAAAGTGATCCCACAAGGCAACTGCCGCCGAGTGAGCGTCAACAGCATGCTCCACGAGTACCTGGTGAACCACCTCCCCATGGCCACCAACAACGACACCAGCGAGTACACAATGCTGGCACCTCTTGACCCGCTGGGACACAACTACGGCATCTACACAGTCACTGATCAAGACCCGAGGATCGCCAAGGAAATTGCCCTGGGCAGGTGTTTTGATGGCACGTCTGATGGCACATCCAGAATCATGAAGAGCGATGTCGGCATTGGGTTGACTTTCACCTGTTCAGAGAGGAGCCCGACAGAGCAAAGCATCTTCCAGTCTCAGAGGAACTTGGGCCAGCAGTCTCCAAGGGACCCGGGCCAGCAGTCTCCAGGGGACCCGGGCCGGCAATCTCCGAGGGACCCGGGCCGGCAGTCTCCGAGGGACCCGGGCCGGCAGTCTCCAGGGGACCCGGGCCGGCAGTCTCCGAGGGACTGGAGCCAGCAGTCTCCGAGGGACTCGGGTCAGCAGTCTTTGGGGGACTTGGGCTGGCAGTCTCCACGGGACTCGGGCCGGCAGCCTCCGAGGGACTGGAGCCAGCAGTCTCCGAGGGACTCGGGTCAGCAGTCCATCCTGGTGCTGCCAGGGCAAAGCCCTGTGTACCAGAGGCCACCGGCAAGCCGCCGTAACAACCAAGCCAGGATCCCGATGACGGGTCAACGTCCCACCTACTAG